From Kwoniella pini CBS 10737 chromosome 5, complete sequence:
ACCATAGAAACCTTTCAATCAAGTCGAATTGATCACAGTGTCTTCATTGAAATTCCAACCTGACCATCGCTCGAAAGCGCGATTCTGATGTACCCTTTATGTGTGTGTGTGTGCCGAAGATATCACAGTGTGGCACACCTTCTTTGCCAAGaaccaaaaatcaatttatagCTGGGATCTCCGTTCGCTTGAAGCGTGTGTGCAAAGATCCGGTTTTGACTTAGATCCGATAAATTGGTTAGAGGTATGGGAGATTGAGCTGAATTCCTGAAGCCGAGGGCCATGAAAGGCGTTTTGTCCGATACCTGAGGCCACTGGAGACTCTCTTTTTCGATATTCGCCAAAGGGCAATTAGCCTTTTGCTATGCGCAGAAATGAAATATTGTTTCAATGATATGATGTTATGGTGGGGGGAGATTGATAGATGTTTTAATTGCCGAGATGCGATATATTTGCATCTATATATACGGATTCGATAAAAGTGACGGTGAATTCTGGTTGTAAAGTGTGAGTTAACCGAGGCACGCAGATTACGAAATGCCTCCGAAGGGGTTCCAGCTTGAAATTCCTGTAGATCCTTAATCTCCTATGCAATGATATCTATATTTACCAAATCCGCGCACCCCTTGTTGATGCAGTGTCTTTCCCCTTCCGTCTATTCCTCTTACAGGTGTGAATATATATCGCTGGGAATCTTTATAATActatttatttatttctAGGCTTCAGGGTGCATAGCAATTTTTTAGTGTATATTAGTGGCGATATTTGCAATCGACATAAGTATACTTAACTTCTATAGGTGTAAGACGGTTAAATGAGTTATCGTAAGAGAAAAAGCCTGAAATTCCGTTCCTGATCGATAATCGATTACTACCCGTTCTCTACCGTGTGCCGAAATGATACGTTGTTGCCTAGGTAGAAGGGGATTGATTGCTATGCAAGTCGCAAGTTTGAattcgatgaagatggaatgTTGTCATGCTATGAGACTAACAACGATTTTGTATGTGTTCATCTCAGTGAGAGTAGGATATATGCTGCTTTTCCCACACAGCCAAAAACGGacaaaatttcatttcttgattgaaaaaattcaaaCGATTTATAAAGCTAATCAAGCGACTTTCCCGTACTTTCAGAAGTACTCCAGAAATTATGGAAATGTCGTTATGTGTTCTTTGCTTCCTCGGTGATTAGTAAGCCCTCGGTTATATGGAGGAGCTGCGGGAGAACGATAAGAGGAAAAGTCCAGTAAAAATGTAGTATGTACTACAAAGTGACACATGCTGTTTTGAAAATGTGTCACTGACTGATTGAAAATATGATCTACAGGTCCAACCAATCATTGACACGCATTTGTCAAAAGAGAGAATGACATAAGTCCCGCATCGGATTAGATCTACAGTGTACGAATATTTCTTGTTTCACATGTACTTCTTTTACTTTCGCTCATTGATTCCGCTTGCTTCTGTCACCTCGTCGTGAACATAGATAACATTCTCAAAATGGATCTCGCTTAAGCATAAATTTTTCAGAAAGCGTTTGCTCCACCTCCACATCTCCACTCGATTGTTTTGAACAGCATGATCATCTTTCCGGAAGcattctaattcttctttcttacCAATTATGAAGAATCCAGATCTAAGCTGAAGTAGAAGCACGTGCTTGAATATTGatttcaaaatgaattgtAGCTCGCTTGTTATCAAGATGTATATTTAGAACATAGACTAAGAGAAGGACAGGATATAACGTATTTGTTCCTCTCCGTATTTAACAGTTTTAGCATGGATGTTTTCGGGATGGGAAAATGAATGGAGATGCAAGGTTATTACCGATAACAAAAGTCCGAGTACTCTTATTACCCTCTTCTGCGAAGAAGTACGctaaattgaatcaatcgGATTCGATCGAATCATGATTCTGGCTTATGACTTTTCTAATAGTGTGTTATTAACAAAATCTTTCTACTTTCGATTGATCTCACGTAAGTTAATCATCGATTGCACTGAACCAAACCGAGGTGTGTGCCGCAAAAGATGATAAcgaaatgataatcaagTCCGCCGGGATGTGTTGAATCGAGTTCATGTGATACGTCCGAATCTCCGACGTCGGAAGAGGTCAGAAATAGACGCTCGTCTGGTCGCACATGGATGCAAAGTTTACAGGGAGCACAATGTCTGTAATAAGGGCACACATGATTACATGCAAATGGTACAGTCATGATGATATTAAGGAAACAATCTTTTCAGAAAGATAGGTCTCACTTGATCAGAAGTCACGTATCAAGCGGCAATACGGTAGATGCTACGCAAGCTACAAGTATGGAGGAAAGCAGAGGATATGATTCGTACTACTCTGAAGTCGAAAATAAATAGAGCCTCGTGGTGAACTAAGTCTAGTAAGGCTTCTCGTTACCTATCAAACCCGTTGATGCGACTGGCGGTGATATTTTGCCGTGTCGTCCGGACGAGAAACCGTACAAGTAGTTTCTGCGCGAATAGAAAAAGCGGTAAGCACAATGACCAGTACGGCAATGAGGCACAGATGTAAGGCCAAGGTACAGGATGTGGATACGTAAGgcaaatgatgaagctcGAGATTAATAGGCGTAGGAAGAGATCCGCTCACTTGTAGTAATCATCGTTCAGATTATTATCAAAGTAGTTTGACCGTATTCTGAAGAACACCGCTGCTGTCAAGAGCGAATCTGATCCTGCTTGATGTTGAGGTCCTATTCTCGCAACCTGACAATTTGTCAAGAGAATCAGCATCCCGCACAATGCCATATAGGTTTCGCAAAGGACAGCGATCCAATGCTATTATGTTGGCGAGATACTTACTCCTAGTGACTCCGCAATTTCCTGCAACCCCCCTCTGAGCGTTTTCACCGACCGCACCACATGCtttatatcatatatacaAGGGAACCAAAGGAAGAGTAGGTTGAAAAAATCGGTTTCGTCTGCTGGCAGGGGTTCGCAAGTAAGGATCTTGAGAAGATAACCGAAATCATAACCACTGCATGTTGCAAGATTATTGTCAGCCTACTTGAGTTGAATTGATCGGAACATATTCGAAAGGGAACAATAAATGAGGACTCACGAATGGAACGAGACccatttgatattatcgAACAACACCAATCCAGACGTTATCAATAATTCCCCAAAATACTCCACATCGATACCCTCCTCCTCATTCCTCTTGAAATCGATGCCTGAGTTTTTCAGCAGGTCTATCGAATCTGGAGCATACATGTCGTCGCTATATAATGAATGAATCTGTCAGCTGGGTTCTTCAATAGCCCTGCAATATCCCTGGTCATGGTCGCAAGTCCATAAATCGATCCTGCGACGAACGCTTGCGAAGGAGCCTATGGATATCCATCTCCCAAGTCTCACTGCCACATTGAGACGCTCGCCATATCCAGGGTTATTAATTGATCGATCAATCGTTCTTCTTTCACCACTGTCCGGCAATGTGTAACAAAATGACGACAGAACGATAGAAACTCACGATAAGTTGAAAGCAAAGTTGAATTGCCAAGTCGATATTTCGGGAGAGTTTCCATTCTCATCACAAAGCGTTATTCCCAGCTGTATTATCTTGAGCATATCTACATTGCACCTCATAGtctgaaaatgataatcgGATCCAGTCTTGAAGTTCCCTATCGGTCTAGCAACTATTCCCGGAAATTCGGTATCCTGCATTGGTGTACAGAAGGATATCAGCTGGAATCGCCTTCCCAATGTCCCTTATCCAAGTCACGCAAGCTACGAATGTGTGATTTCGAAGGGTAGAAGGGGCTCACCATAGATATAAACGGATATTGATCAACTGCTGCTCGTAAAGCTGCGAACTCTGTTTCCAAATTATCTGCCCATACCTGACGAACAGCAAATAAGATTAACAATGTAATTCCGCCTCGATAAATCGTGACATcttcaactcacctcatgTATCCCAGGGTCTCCTCTTATTGGTCGTAAAGATGTCATATTAGCTTGTCTAAGATGTTGAGCATGTGTAGCACGGATAGTAATAGTCAGATATATGAGAAGATACTATGACTTGGTTGAATGTATGAATCGTTTCATTGACCAAGAGTTGGGTGTTTTTAAAGTGGTATTGAGTTACCGGAATCAAATCTGCGCAATTAcgatttcttctaaatGAGCCCTGTTTGATCAGCTATATTTATTACCTTTCACCTGTAATGATCTAAGTTTAGACCCTGAAGTGGGAACAGCGTCATCTCATAGTCACTCGAATTACAATAATAGATAACACCGCAATAACACTCGGTGTCAATAATTCTACGTTCGTATCAcgcttttcttcttcttcaattataattgttTGCGACAGCTTAGCCAGGCAGAACGAATAGATATCTGGCGTCTTGCTGTCAGCAACTCACTGAAGATCATCAGTCAAAGCAGCTTAACGCTTAAGTCGCGATGGTATGTCTGCTTCATCCACATTGACTGAACCTCCATATGATGCTGATACCAGTGTGGTACAGGCCATCTCAAAGAAGGCAGGTAAGAAGGGGGTCAGTGGACTTTTGGGTGGCGGAGGGGGAGGAGCTAAGACTCAGAAGGTACAAAAGGTCAGCTATTTGACTGGCCGCTGCTACGTCCTGCGAAGCTGATAAATCAGGTCAGGCGGATTGGAGTGAAGgattcaagaagaagaaagcagCCGGTGTACCTGATATGACACTATTGAGTACGATCACCAATGAAGCTATCAATGATAACTTGAAGCAACGATTTAACAATCAAGAGATCTACGTGAGCTGTCCCTATATGAGCAATTCTCacttgaagctgataaagaTGTAATCAGACATATATCGCACACGTATTGATCTCAGTCAACCCTTTTCGAGGTATGTATCTGTCTTCGCTCAATTCCCTTTGGTAGTCACGACTAATCAGAAGCGCCATAGATCTCGGCATATATACCGAGGTTACACTCAACTCTTATCGAGGTAAAAATCGATTAGAAATGACACCACACGTATTCGCCATAGCGGAATCGGCTTACTACCGAATGACAACTGAAAAGGAAAACCAATGTGTTATCATTTCAGGAGAGTCTGGTGCGGGAAAGACGGAAGCTGCTAAAAGGATCATGCAATACATAGCGGCTGTATCAGGAGGTGATGGGTCTGGTGGAGGAATTGAAAGTGTGAAAGAAATGGTGTTAGCAACGAATCCTCTCTTAGAAAGTTTCGGCTGTGCAAAAACACTGAGGAACGATAATTCCTCTCGACATGTGCGTAGACTGACGCTTTCCCGTACAACACCTCGGCACGAGCTTGGCAACTGATCGTTCTGCCATCATCAGGGAAAATACCTGGAGATCATGTTTAATAGTTTAGGTCAACCTGTCGGAGCTCAGATTACCAATTATCTGCTAGAGAAGGTAAGCTTCAGACCACGATATACGCTCGAGCCAAGCTGACTCTTGTGCTTCAGAATCGAGTGGTCGGTCAAATCGAAGATGAGCGAGATTTCCACATATTCTATCAATTTACGAAAGGTGCAAGTGCGGCGCAGAAAGGTAAgcttttttcaattaagCTGTTTAGCATCAATCCGCTGATATATATCACAACAGAGGCATTTGGCTTACAAGGACCAGAAGCTTATGCATATACAAGTAGAAGTGGGTGTTTAGATGTGAAAAGTATCAATGATGTATCAGACTTCCAGGAAACTATCGTATGTCATCTATCTAGTCAGACAAGCCAAAGTGATATAGCTGATCAGGCTGACTGTATAGCGGGCAATGCAAATAATTGGTCTGTCAGCAGACGAGCAGAACTCGATCTTCCGAGTCCTTGCTACCATCTTATGGTTAGGAAATGTAGAATTCGTTGAAGGGGATGATGGAAATGCTACAATCGCGGATACTGGTGTAACGGACTTTGCTGGTTATTTGATGGAAGTTGATCCTCAACAGTTACAAAAAGTGCTTTTAACCAGAATTATGGAGACTCAGCGAGGTgggagaagaggaagtgTATATGAAGTACCGCAAAATGTAGCTCAAGCTGGATCAAGTCGGGATGCGTTATCCAAAGCTTTGTTCGTCATCGTCAATCCTTCTGCGTTCGCATAGGTCTTTGCTGATAGCCATTGTATTAGGTATAATAACCTTTTCGAGTGGATTGTCAGCCGAGTCAACGTTTCTATGAAACCTCAACAAAGCCCGGAATACGTGATTGGTGTATTGGATATCTAGTGAGTCCCTTCAATTTTCCGAGTGTAAAAAACTTGCTGACTCAGAGCACGAAGTGGGTTTGAGATCTTCCAAGTAAGTCGGGCAAGCACGATCACCAAATGTGTAGACGAAAGACTGACAATCGATCATTGAACAGGACAACAGTTTCGAACAGCTGTGTATTAATTACGTCAACGAAAAGCTGCAACAGATCTTCATTGAATTGACGCTTAAAGCGGAACAGGAGGAATACGTGAATGAGCAGATTAAGTGGACACCTATCAAATGTAAGCCTCCGCATACACCACTCAAATCCATGCACTAACAACCACTCTGCTATCAGTCTTCGACAATGCTGTTGTGTGTTCGTTGATAGAAGACAAACGACCAGCGGGTATCTTCGCAACTCTGAACGACGCGACAGCAACTGCTCATGCCGATCCATCGGCTGCCGACAACTCATTCATCCAGAGATCTAATATGTTAGCTACGAACCCTAACTTCGAAGCCAGAGGAAACaaatttttgataaagcaTTATGCCGGAGATGTGTTGTACAATGTAGCGGGGATGACGGATAAGAATAAGGACACTCTTCTGAAGGATATCTTAGAACTGATTGAGGGATCGAAGGATACTTTCCTGCATACTCTGTTCCCTGAAAAAGTGGATCATTCAAATAAGAAGAGACCACCCACCGCCGGTGATAAGATTAAAGCTTCCGCTAATGCACTGGTGGAAAATCTGATGAGGTGAGCTGACCGTCATTTGATATCACCACATCCTCTAATTCATGGCCGTGTGATATTTAGGTGTCAACCACACTACATAAGAACTATCAAACCTAATCAACACAGATCCCCGACTGAATATGATGACAAAGCGATTTtacatcaaatcaaatatctGGGTCTTCAAGAGAATATTAGGGTTAGACGAGCAGGTTTTGCTTATCGAGCAGAGTTCTCCAAAATGATCCAAAGGTCAGCTTGATGACGACAACCTCTTCTGATCAAGCTGAACTGACAATGTTTCCTTTTCCAGATTCTACTTGCTATCTCCCGCAACCTCTTACGCAGGTGACTACATCTGGAACGGAGATGATCGATCGGGTTGCGAAAGAATATTGACGGATGCTAAGATATCCAAAGATGAATGGCAAATGGGTGTGACTAAGGCTTTCATCAAGAATCCCGAGACCGTGAGTAACAGGAGATGGCCGACTGTTTTGCACATGTCACAACCACGATATCCCGATCTAATGCTGCTCTGGTgaatttcagcttttctATCTAGAAGGCGAACGAGATCGATACTGGCATACCATGGCTTCCCGAATTCAGAGAGCATGGAGAGCATACGTTCGAAGAAAGGTCGAAGCCGCTATCAAGATTCAAAGGTTCTGGAGAAACCAAAAAGAATCGCTCGTCTATGCCAGGAAGCGGGATTACGGTCATGAGGTTCTTGCTTCTCGAAAGGAAAGGCGAAGATTCAGTTTACTTGGTATGAGAAAGTTCATGGGCGACTACTTGGATGTGGGAGGTACCAGTCCACAGGGTGAGATGCTCAGAAATGCAGCTCAGATTGGTCGTAAGTCCGACACCTTTCATTCACTGCGACCAAGCGGAATGCTGATGTCGCTCTAGCTGCCGAGACGGTACATTTCAGTTCGAGAGCTGAATTACTGGTCTCCAAACTTGGTCGATCCAGTAAACTGAGTCCGcgatttttgataatagTGAGTCTAAGCCCTACGTCTCTGTTATACCGCATCGATGCTGATACGATGCGTTGCAGACGGACAAAGCTGTTTATTTCGTTGTATCGGCATCGAAAGATGGGCGAGTTACTACCAGTTTGGAAAGGAAGATTCCGCTCGTTACAATCAAGACTATATCGATGACCAATCTCAGGGATGATTTCGTGGTAAGCTGAATCCTCAACTGGAAGGGTACGATGAATAACGCTCTCATCATGTTACAGGCTTTGAATGTCCCACCGTGCGAAGAGGGAGATCCTATATTTACTTGCGTTTTCAAGACTGAGATGATGTGTGTTATTCTCACCCTGACAGGAGGTAATCTGAACGTCAGCATCGGTCCTACGTGAGTAATGAGATTTGTCACAAGGTGACCAGAGCCCACGCTGACTGTCCTCCTTTGACAGAATTGACTAtctcaagaagaaggacaaACGCGCCCAAATCATAGCCAAGAAAGACGAGTCTGTGAGGGGAGAGGCACAATACAAAAGTCATACCATCGTTGTGGGATCTGGTGAACCAGCAACAAGTGGTAAGCCCCTCTGTCAGCTCCAATGTAGAAAGCGCAAGCTGATGTAGTATACGAACAGTATCGAACCCTATGCCACCTAGAAAACCCAAAGCTAAGAAGGCAGCCAAAGCTGCGTCTTCCGTAAGCTACACGTTACTCTGCATTCCAGTGCAAGCTGACATAGATTTACAGAGCCGACCAACGAATCGTCCGACAGCTAAAGCTTTGCCAGGAGCTACTAAACCTTCAGCGCCTGCAGCTATGGCTTCGATGCCTTCTGCTCCAATCGCGACCAAGGCGGCGGCCGCAGCTAAAGCTCCGATTGCTACTGGTGCAGCCAGAGCGGCTCCTTCCATACCTGGACGCGGAGCACCTCCCCCACCGCCGCCTCCTCCCGCTGCTCCAGCCAAACAGATGTACAAGGCTTTGTATGCGTTTGCAGGTCAACCTGGGGAGATTAACTTGGTAAAAGGCGAAGAGGTCgaggtaaaggaaaaggatgaTAATGGTCAGTAATCATGAACGTCGTGAACGTATACCAGTAGTGCTGACTTCTAAATCGCAGGATGGTGGATGGTAGTAAAGAATGGACAGGAGGGATGGGCGCCATCGAATTAGTAAGTTCGGGCGTCCACAATGATGTACAAGCTGTTCATCTATTGATGCTATCACGTTTGATCCAGCTTGAAACTAATTGAATCGGCTCCTGCACCTCCTCCGCCTCCTCCACCGGCTGCCAGACGAGCACCTCCAGCTGCACCGGCTCTGAATGGCTCAGCTTCCAACGCCTCAACTCCACCTACTTCTAGACCTTCCTCCACGATCGGTGCCAAACCAGCTTTGGCACCTGCAATAAAACCTAAACCTGCTATACCTGCCAAACCTTCAGTAGGAGCTAAGCCCGCAGGTTTAGGAGGTAAACCACCTGTACCTTCCGCACCAAAAATCGCTCCATCCGGAGCAGGGAAAAAACCAGGTGCGGTAGCTCCACCAGCTGCAGCAGGTGGTCAGCTAGATTTGGCAGCAGTGTAAGTCATTTTAAATGCAAGAAATCATATATGTTGACTGTCAATGCTTTTTAGGTTCGCCAAAAGGGCTCAACAGGCCAGAGGAGAATAGAACAATTGAATGAGGAGAGGAAAACACCGGAAAGATGACAATCCGTCACTCTCGGTGACGGTATTGTGCAGAACTGCGCAGTAGAATGTTTGTAAATTAGAGGAACAAAGAGACAATTGGATTGATCAGAATCCTTCCTACAGTATATATCGGATGCAACTAGTGAAACAAGCTTCTATTTCTGATTTGCCAAATTCAGATCTCGGCAATTTCGAATATCGTGTTTTGTAGGGTTTTATACAAATAATTCGCGCAACACAGTACAACACACGAACATTGATTTTAGCTGGTGCCGAGTTGAGCAACCTCACTCTCAAAACTCACAGTCTGCGACAAGTGCCTCATTCATTGCTAATGCAGCCGCGTCCCCCAGCTTGAGAGAACTCGAGGCGTCAATTTACCTTCCGATGcgatatcaatatcaaagtCATACTTATACATTATATTCATTTATCAAAGTACGTTCCGCATCACGCTCTCCCATCACGGATGGCATCCGATAAACCTACTGCAGATGGTCTtcgatttgatcaaaaagTAATAATATTTACCCCATTTTCCTATATACAGGATCCCATCAGCTCGACGCCCATGTGTCTCCGGGGCGcatcaagttgaattcaTATTGAATTCGACATACCATAATGAGTGCTAATCTATTAGAATCAAACTCTATCCCCTGTAAAGCTCTCTTCATATCCCATTCGAATAAGATCGTACTTTCcttgaattgaagatggtTTGTAGTGTTCATTTGATCCATTTCGAACAGACCTGACGTGGATATTAACCTGTCTTCCTCTCCTGAGCGATCTTTAGGGTATTTGATCTTGGTTGGTCCAATGATCTTAGGTAAAGCTATAGGTTTTGGTAATTTGCATTGATGTGTTatcatctctttcaattcagaTTTGGGATATTTCCGCTTGTattctgattctgataAAGGAGGTGAAGGTGTCTGACCGAAGGATCTTGAATCTTTGAGAGGCGAAAATAATCGTCTTCCAAGTGGTCTACCGGATCTAAGTCCACTCTCGGtatgatgaaggagattgGAATTGTAGTCTCTTATGATCAAGGTCTGGGGTATGGTTTTAGGGTTCTTACTTGGGGGACCTTCAGATTCCCATGGAATGTCAGTTTGTATCACTCGGGTGCCTATAGCTATCGGAGGTCCTGCTAGATACGAGAGGCTAAGAAAGCCTTCtccttcccattcttcgTATGGTATGTATATCGTGGAATATTTAGCTTGGGGACTCTTGGATTCACGGCCTGCAAGGCACATGTCCCTACCAAAGGAGTCCAGAAGGACTGGACTCGGCTTTTTCTTCGAATTGACCTTATCGGCATCGTCACGTCCCATTTTGAAATGGCCCTTGCCATATCTCATCGCCTTAGGAGCTTGATCCGCTTCACCAATGTCAGTTtcccatccttcttcatcaaaatcaatgaCCGAGGCATTTTTCAGACCCAAGCGGCGGTTCAGAGCTCGTTGAACGGAAAGGTCATCCGACCACATAGTGTCTAGCATATCTTGACCTCTTCGATCGTTACTGAGGCGTCCATTGAATGAGATCCTATCTGATTGCATCATGGTAATTTTAGCGATTAAAAATCTGAGGTTAATAGTACCCTGACAACGTAAGGGCACATACCCTTCGATCGGGTCATTGACTCTCCCGGTGATCTCATATGTCATGACTCCATCACGATCCCCTCGGACGAGCGCGTCATCTATCTTTGCTGGGCTGATAAGGCACTGATATAGAGTTATCGCATTCTCACCGACCATCATAGGTATGATCAAATCTATAGGGTTGGATCTCGCATGACTTGAGATTGGCTCCACGCCTCCATCGAAAGTCGGAGTAAGAAGGGAGCAGACAGGTTCAGATTGAGCCATTTTCCAGAATTCCCAGAAAGAACGCTGGGAAGGTCCGTTTCTTCGCTTCGAGCTGGCTCGAAATGCTGCAGTGGAGTCTTGGGTGCTTTTGCGTTCGCCTGGTAATTCGTATACTGTTATACAGCCAACCCAGCTCTTCCGCCATTCGTATTTTAGTTTCTGAGGCGGGCGATGAGCTCTCTTTGGCTCAGCTTGTTTCACTCTTTGTCCGACCTTATGTCCACGAGTCGTTTTCCTGGTTGCGCTTTCAGTCTGCTTCGCAGGCGCTGAACTGTGGCCGTTCAATGCGGCGGAAGAACCTTCAACAGGGTATCTCATGTATCGGAGCGAAGTGACTATAGCGAATGTTCCGAAGAATGTAAAATCGTCGACCTTTGGTGCGCTAGAAGGGGGCGTGATAGCCTATGCCAAGAGGAAAGTGAAAGACTGTGTATTAGCTCCGAATTTGAAACGGAAGAACCATACTCACGCCCAGAGATACGCCTCTTTTCCAATCCCAGAAACCTAACCAATTAGGGCACAGCGTATGTGTGGATATGAGTAACACACCCAGTCTACCACCAGCCACGATTTCCACTTTGATTCGATGTAAGTGGAGTCTGGCAGGGACTCGAATTTCGATGAATTCTAGACGAGCTTCGGGATGCTTCATTATATCGTGGAAGACACCTTTTGGAGGCGTTT
This genomic window contains:
- a CDS encoding myosin-1, with translation MSASSTLTEPPYDADTSVVQAISKKAGKKGVSGLLGGGGGGAKTQKVQKADWSEGFKKKKAAGVPDMTLLSTITNEAINDNLKQRFNNQEIYTYIAHVLISVNPFRDLGIYTEVTLNSYRGKNRLEMTPHVFAIAESAYYRMTTEKENQCVIISGESGAGKTEAAKRIMQYIAAVSGGDGSGGGIESVKEMVLATNPLLESFGCAKTLRNDNSSRHGKYLEIMFNSLGQPVGAQITNYLLEKNRVVGQIEDERDFHIFYQFTKGASAAQKEAFGLQGPEAYAYTSRSGCLDVKSINDVSDFQETIRAMQIIGLSADEQNSIFRVLATILWLGNVEFVEGDDGNATIADTGVTDFAGYLMEVDPQQLQKVLLTRIMETQRGGRRGSVYEVPQNVAQAGSSRDALSKALYNNLFEWIVSRVNVSMKPQQSPEYVIGVLDIYGFEIFQDNSFEQLCINYVNEKLQQIFIELTLKAEQEEYVNEQIKWTPIKFFDNAVVCSLIEDKRPAGIFATLNDATATAHADPSAADNSFIQRSNMLATNPNFEARGNKFLIKHYAGDVLYNVAGMTDKNKDTLLKDILELIEGSKDTFLHTLFPEKVDHSNKKRPPTAGDKIKASANALVENLMRCQPHYIRTIKPNQHRSPTEYDDKAILHQIKYLGLQENIRVRRAGFAYRAEFSKMIQRFYLLSPATSYAGDYIWNGDDRSGCERILTDAKISKDEWQMGVTKAFIKNPETLFYLEGERDRYWHTMASRIQRAWRAYVRRKVEAAIKIQRFWRNQKESLVYARKRDYGHEVLASRKERRRFSLLGMRKFMGDYLDVGGTSPQGEMLRNAAQIGPAETVHFSSRAELLVSKLGRSSKLSPRFLIITDKAVYFVVSASKDGRVTTSLERKIPLVTIKTISMTNLRDDFVALNVPPCEEGDPIFTCVFKTEMMCVILTLTGGNLNVSIGPTIDYLKKKDKRAQIIAKKDESVRGEAQYKSHTIVVGSGEPATSVSNPMPPRKPKAKKAAKAASSSRPTNRPTAKALPGATKPSAPAAMASMPSAPIATKAAAAAKAPIATGAARAAPSIPGRGAPPPPPPPPAAPAKQMYKALYAFAGQPGEINLVKGEEVEVKEKDDNGWWMVVKNGQEGWAPSNYLKLIESAPAPPPPPPPAARRAPPAAPALNGSASNASTPPTSRPSSTIGAKPALAPAIKPKPAIPAKPSVGAKPAGLGGKPPVPSAPKIAPSGAGKKPGAVAPPAAAGGQLDLAAVFAKRAQQARGE